The following coding sequences lie in one Eschrichtius robustus isolate mEscRob2 chromosome 10, mEscRob2.pri, whole genome shotgun sequence genomic window:
- the PHYHIP gene encoding phytanoyl-CoA hydroxylase-interacting protein codes for MELLSTPHSIEVSNITCDSFRISWAMENSDLERVTHYFIDLNKKENKNSNKFKHRDVPTKLVAKAVPLPMTVRGHWFLSPRTEYSVAVQTAVKQSDGEYLVSGWSETVEFCTGDYAKEHLAQLQEKAEQIAGRMLRFSVFYRNHHKEYFQHARTHCGNMLQPYLKDNSGSHGSPTSGMLHGVFFSCNTEFNTGQPPQDSPYGRWRFQIPAQRLFNPSTNLYFADFYCMYTAYHYAILVLAPKGSLGDRFCRDRLPLLDIACNKFLTCSVEDGELVFRHAQDLILEIIYTEPVDLSLGTLGEISGHQLMSLSTADAKKDPSCKTCNISVGR; via the exons ATGGAGCTGCTGTCCACGCCCCACAGCATCGAGGTCAGCAACATCACCTGTGACTCCTTTCGCATCTCCTGGGCCATGGAGAACAGTGACCTGGAGAGGGTCACCCACTACTTCATTGACCTGAACAAGAAAGAGAATAAGAACTCCAACAAGTTCAAGCACCGG GATGTCCCCACCAAGCTCGTGGCCAAGGCCGTGCCGCTGCCCATGACGGTGAGAGGCCACTGGTTCCTGAGCCCCCGCACGGAGTACAGTGTGGCAGTGCAGACCGCCGTGAAGCAGAGCGACGGGGAGTACCTCGTGTCTGGCTGGAGCGAGACGGTCGAGTTCTGCACTGGGG ATTATGCCAAGGAACACCTGGCCCAGTTGCAGGAGAAGGCCGAGCAGATCGCAGGCCGCATGCTCCGCTTCTCCGTCTTCTACCGCAACCATCACAAGGAGTACTTCCAGCACGCCAG GACCCACTGCGGGAACATGCTGCAGCCCTACCTGAAGGACAACAGTGGCAGCCATGGCTCCCCGACCAGCGGCATGCTCCACGGGGTCTTCTTCAGCTGCAACACGGAGTTCAACACAGGCCAGCCCCCGCAGGACTCCCCCTACGGCCGCTGGCGCTTCCAGATCCCTGCCCAGCGCCTTTTCAACCCCAGCACCAACCTCTACTTTGCGGACTTCTACTGTATGTACACGGCCTACCACTATGCCATCCTGGTGCTGGCCCCCAAGGGTTCCCTGGGGGATCGCTTCTGCCGTGACCGCCTGCCCCTCCTGGACATTGCCTGCAACAAGTTCCTGACCTGCAGCGTGGAGGATGGGGAGCTGGTCTTCCGCCATGCCCAGGACCTCATCCTGGAGATCATCTACACCGAGCCTGTCGACCTGTCCCTGGGCACCCTGGGGGAGATCAGCGGGCACCAGCTCATGAGCCTGTCCACTGCTGACGCCAAGAAAGACCCCAGCTGCAAGACCTGCAACATCAGCGTGGGCCGCTAG